The DNA window TCTTTCTGATGTTTTTATTGTAATCATGAATCATGTTCATTTCATAAAACACAGAAAAGCAGAGTGACTAGGAAGACCTCATTTCTATGCTGAGAAACCTTTACATGGTGGAATATTTCTCTTCCATCATTTTATCTATGTATTTTTTCAAAAGACAACATTTTGAAATTTAGAATGTTTCACTCtttaaaactgtgttttcagaaaaTCATTGCATTCAGTTTCagacagggccttgcacttttgctcagctttcttactTGTgggtggcactctaccccttgagccacacccccactctGGTTCTTTGCTAGAGATGGAGTTAGAGTCTGACAGTGCAACAGACCTTTCTACccagggttagcttcaaactgtgatcctcagagctcagcttcctgtgttagctaggatgataggcatgagccaccggtgcctggctaggtTTCTTTAGTTTTCTGTGAGACAGCAATGCATTTGTATCCCCTTTGGTTATTAATTAATGAACCTTTTGATTGCAATCAAAGCTCACTAACTTATTTGAAAACTGGCCATGAGATTTGTAAACACATAGTCTTCACGGCCTGTAAAAGCACTGGGAACAAAGCTGGGAAtcaaaaatacacatacacaatattTCTTTGCCTGTGGAGTAGTCTCCTCTGATATTAAACCTGTGCTGAGCAGATATGCTTTCAGCTAATGTGCAGATAAGCTTTGCATTTCAGTGCCAACGTGTCTGGCTTCTGTGCCCCTTCCCAGGCACCTCTGTGAGCGTTTCCACCTTCAACCTGGTAGCCATTTCACTGGAGAGATACGGCGCCATTTGCAAACCCTTAAAGTCCCGGGTCTGGCAAACAAAATCCCATGCCTTGAAGGTGATTGCAGCTACCTGGTGTCTCTCCTTCACCATCATGACGCCCTACCCTGTCTACAGCAACTTGGTGCCTTttaccaaaaacaacaaccagaccGCAAACATGTGCCGCTTTCTCCTGCCAAATGATGCCATGCAGCAGTCCTGGTGAGTTGGATTCTGTGAGCTCTTTTCACATCCATTTGTAATGGAAATCTCTGGAGTGCCATGTCCTTGAGACTTCTAGAAGGAGGTCATTCTAGCCTCATTCTAGAATAACAAACACTGAGCTGGAGTGCTGCCATTTACATGCCCTATGTCGAGTGACTCAATCAATCTTCTCAAACCCCTCTGGTTTTGAGGTACAATCGCCACACTCTCACTCTAGATGAGGAAGCCGAGATGTAGGAAGATCACTTTACTAAGCTCTCAAGGCTTGTGAGAGCAGCGACTCTGTGTAGGACCAACAGGTCTACTCTGCAGATGGCCGGAAGGCCTTTAGAAGACTTGGAAAGCCACAATTCTCTAAAGAATCGAAGACTGAGCAGAGAGTGCATCCCAGATCCCATGTGGTGTTTCTTACAGCTCACCATGATGCTCACCCAGAACTCTGCAGACACAGGGGAAATTCCTATACACTCTCCTTGCTTACCAGCAGGGTGGTCATGATCTAGGTCACACAGGCAGGCTAAGCTTTAGACTCTTGCTCTACAAGGAgttaataatagaaatattttacacatgctagacaccagtagctcatgcctgtcaccctagctactcagacggctgagacctgaggatcaaggttcaaagccagccctggcagaaaccCCATgaaattctaatctccaattagctaccaaaaagtcagaagtagaggtatggctctgAAGTagcagagtaccagtcttgagtaaaaaagttcaatGACATTacgtaggctctgagttcaagcttcaagactggcataaaaaaagagTGTCACAAATGCAGATTGCTGTGTTTACTCATTGTGAGGATGTTTTAGAAGCAGGAAACTAGATATGCAGAATAGTTTCAACATCAATTCTCTCGGCCTTCTTTGCCTTTCCCCTTTCATACACGcacagagataaagaaaagaatgatGTTGCAAATGGAAGGTTATTTCTAAGAtctgaaaagaaatcaaagcatgTCCAGTTGCAATGAGAAACGGCCCCGCCACTGTAAGCCGCTGACAATTTTATAGCCTCCCTGTGTCAGCTTACATATGCCAGATGGCAAAAGTGATTTAGAGGCTAGATTCATaacgcaggaggctgggattccTCAGGAGCCAAACATGTTTAGAGAAAGCATAGCTCTGCCCGGCCAAAAGTGTTGCCAGCTTCGCAGAAGGCAGGAGAATCAGCGCCCATGGAAATTCATGACTTGCTCAGGAATCAGGAGCAACCAGAATGCCACATTTTGTAAAAATACCAAAAGGAAATTTCTCACCATCTCTACCTAAGCCTGTGATTCCTCTCGTATCTTAAAGTCTCCATATGTAAGAGCTTTGCTGATTGCTTATTGCTTGACTTCAAATTCTCCCTCTACCACAAGTGAGGAGGGTTTGGATACATTATTTCATCTCCTTCAGTCTCAAAATCTTATCCCTAAAAGCAACAGTAGGATAATAGTATAATATACAATAATACATTAATATAatagtataataataaaataataggatAATAGTATACACTTCCAAATCTGTTACGGGACTTAAATAGATGTAATATATGCCAAGTGTTTAGGTTAGCATGCAGTACAtattacacacatgtgtgtaataATGAATGTAAGCTCTCAttcttactgttattattatgttGGCAACATCTTTATAATATAACTCACTTGGTCTCatttaaagttttgtttgttctttgtggttgttattgggatttttttcccctgtttttgCTATTGATTTGTTTTAGAGATCGaatctcactatgttgcccatcatggctttgaactcctaGGCTCAAATGATCCTTCTACCTCAACCCTCTGAGTATCTTAGATTACTAGTGCACACTACTTTACCTGGATTGttactatttttcaaatattagATTGTTTTAGGCATAGAATTAGGTCAAACCTTTCTAATTTGTCTTTCATAAAgactttatctttttaaaaaaagaagaaaagatgtgaACAAGTTGTAACATCTGAGCCTCCCGACATGGAGTTTCCAAGGACATGATATGTTAGTGATTGATGTGTCTGCTCAGACCAGTTAAAACCTCCTACCCATCTGAGTTTGAATGTCCAGAATTACTGGTTATTGAATTTCTCTTAATTCTATCAGGCATACGTTCCTGTTGCTCATCCTCTTTATTATCCCTGGAGTTGTGATGGTGGTAGCATATGGATTAATCTCTTTGGAACTCTACCAAGGAATAAAATTTGATGCTAGCCAGAAGAAATCTGCTAAAGGTAAGCATTGTTTAGCTAACAATTTCTGCCAAGTGAGCACAAAAATCTTGCTTTCTATTATTGAAATAGACTCACCCAGTGTGTATATGAAGCACAGTGGgactgtgtgtgcgtgcgtgtgtgtgtgtgtgtgctggtaactatggcttgaactctcagagccttgcactcttacctggcttttgtgctcaaggctagcagtctaccacttgagccacacctcaacttttggcttttggcagcttaattggagataaggaaattggagataagagtctcggagattttttttctccccaggatgactttgaaactTGACTCTCAgaactcggcctcctgagtagctaaatttaTAGGAATAAGCCTCTAAGTCAATCTATATagtggagtttttttgtttgtttttgccagtcctggggctaggactcaggacctgagcactgtccctggcttctttccattcaaggctagcactctaccacttgagccacagcacctcttccagcttttttctgtttatgtgctgctgaggaatcaaactcagggcttcatgcatgcaaggcaagcactctaacactaagccaccttGCCAGCCCCTACAGTGGAGATTTTTGAGTGCATTTTTATGAGACTCTGTGTCATATGGCAGTCTGGAGactattttctcatctgtaaaatggaagatTCATCCCTTTCAGACACGTATATTGATtggaataaaaggaaaggatGCACACATAACCCAGTTATAAGGGTAGAACCACGTATCCCAGACTCTTGGTGAAATTCTATTCAAATAGAAGATCCTGCGATAATTATATAATAACAACTCTGTTCTGTCCTTATGCCTTTCCAAAGGCATTAGAAGAGATTGAAAAGATTTGACCTAAGGCCCAAAGCCCAGTTATTTGTCAGTTCTGTTCCCTGTgcgctctcctctctccccagcccctcggtAACCTACCAGCCACTAAGTTGGGCCCCAAGACTTGTGGCCATAACTTTCCCCTTCCCAGCTCTTGATTACGGCAGATAACATCGGGTGTGTGCCTTCAGTACATTTTCCTCCACTTTTTCTGGAGTTGCTACAATCATCTGGAAAGGTAGCAAGCAGTGAGGAGCATGctcagaaagaaaggagaaggaagagtagGAACCATTGCCTCGccattgtttttctctctgtaatCTTGACGCGCGAGGCATCCTTTCATTGCATATTGTGCCGTCTAGGGGACGCATGATTTGACCTGTCGAAGCCGCCTTGAAGGAGGGAGTAGCTAGGGAAGGCGGCGGGTGGGTCCCTGGCGTGCTGTGGAGCACGGTCCCCCGAGCCATTCGCGCTGTGGCTTGCCCACCCAGACAGGAAGGCGAGCACCGAGGACAGCGACGGCTGCTACGCGCCCAAGGCCCGCGCGCCCAGGAAGCTGGAGCTGCAGCCGCTGTCCGCCGGCAGCGTGGGCCGCGTCCAGCGCATCCGGAGCAGCAGCTCCGCGGCCAACCTGATGGCCAAGAAGCGGGTGATCCGCATGCTCATCGTCATCgtgctcctcttcttcctctgctgGATGCCCATCTTCAGCGCCAACGCCTGGCGCGCCTACGACACCGTCTCCGCCGAGCGCCACCTCTCCGGGACCCCCATCTCCTTCATCCACCTCCTCTCCTACACCTCCTCCTGCGTCAACCCCATCATCTACTGCTTCATGAACAAACGCTTCCGCCTGGGCTTCATGGCCACCTTCCCCTGCTGCCCCAACCCTGGTCCCCCCGGGGGGCGAGGCGAGGGGGCTGAGGAGGAGGACGGAAGGACCATGGGGGCGTCGCTCTCCCGGTGTTCCTACAGCCACATGAGCCCCTCTGCGCCTCCGCCCTGAGCCGGCCTGGCCTCCCCGGGCGCAGCGCAGCGAAGGAGGGGcccagggcaggagggggggagggagaggaggaggaggagaggaggaggaggaggagaggaggaggggggggggggggaggaaggaggaggaggaggaggagaggaggaggaggaggaggaggaggaggaggaggaggagggggggggagaggaaggcagaggaggaggaggaggaaggaggaaggagaaggaggaggaaggaggaaggagaaggaggagggggagggggagaaggagaaggagaaggagaccaccagggcaggagaaggggaggaggaggaggaggaggaagcagaggtgAAGGAGAAAGGAGGCCCCACCTTCTGTGGAGCCTCTTCCTAGTCTGATTTGTTAATCCCTCCTCCTGTCCCAGAAAggcttgggcctcagtttccagaGAGAGAGTGAGCCAAGGTACTCTCCATAACAAAATCCCACAGGCCTCATGCCACCCAGGTGCCTGCCAAGCACATATCCAGAATGGAAATGTGGCCTCTACTGAGCCTTAGAAGGTTCTACAACACTCCCGGCAAGAGGCCTTCCCCCCTAATGGCACACTTCTGCACTCTGCTGTGGAGGCTGCTCATGCAGGATTAGGAACGCTGCTCTGCCCTCTTTCCCAACACCCCTGTCTCTCTTTCACATTTCTCCAATGGGCACCTCCCTTGTGAGCACCGGGGCAGGAGTGCCGGGAGACAGCCCCTCTGAGCAGGGTCTGTAGGAAGAGAACAGTCTGCTTTGTAGACTAGTCAGAAGAAGGAAAGATAGAATTCAGGACTCATATTTCCCCAAAGAAAAGTATATGTGGCAAAGAGCTAGGCCTAATGTATTTTACTATATAAATGCCAAGTAGCAGAATATGCacaaagaacctttttttttttttttttttttttgtgccaatgtacttactggggcttgaaatcaggactcagacactgtcctttagttttttcactcaagacaggcactctaccacttgaaccatagctccacttctagcttcttgctagttaattggaggaaagagtcatagggactttcctgcccaggctggcttgcaactgtgatgctcagatctcagcctcttgagtagctaggattacagccgtgagccaccagtgcctggcagcttTATCTTCTTTCTTGGTATGCATTATTTAACTTCTTTATAAGGTGATTTTTAAACCCCGTAACTTCTTTGCCCCAACTTAATTGCTCCTATGCACCTAAATTTCCTCTTTTCCAGAAAGATCTCTAGCTTCAAAGGAGAGTTGTAAGTTTTCCACTGCTGGCCAGCAGTGGAAAAGTACATGGCCAATTGCAGAAGGAAACGGGCCCTCTTGGATTGAGTAAACAAATCACTTTTGAATGTCAATACTGCCTATGCTTTTAAATACAATCTATGTTTCTGCTAATATTTGGGTACTTTTTTACAGATGTGTAAACTGAACAAATGCTTATATTCTTTACAGATAAACACGGAATATTCTTGGGTATGTTTATAAAAGGAATTGTTTAATGGATGTTGAAATTCAACAAGTGTTATTACTTTACATCCCTTCAAAAAGGAGTTGGAGTTTCATAGGAACTTCATTGCAAAATGAGTGTTGAAATTTCTCTCCTCCAATTTGGAAATCTCAATGCATAATAAATACAAGTTATGCACTCAGAGATGACTCGTAAAGACATTGCTAGAATAGAACGTGTCAGGTCAGTATACCAACATCTCTTTCCTTCGTTAAGAGAaacattgtggggctggggatatagcctagtggcaagagtgcctgcctcggatacacgaggccctaggttcgattccccagcaccacatatacagaaaacggccagaagcggcgctgtggctcaagtggcagagtgctagccttgagcgggaagaagccagggacagtgctcaggccctgagtccaaggcccaggactggcaaaaaaaaaaaaaaaaaaaaaaagagaaacattgcCCTGCAATAAATTAATGTGGGCATATATAACAGAAGTTTCCTACTTATGCAGGAAATAAGCAAAtatccacaaacaaaaaataggaaTAAATATCATAGCTTTACCAGACGAGCATCTGAGAAGTGAGCTGACCTTTGCTTCTTTCGCTGAGGTTATAACCCTCCACTAACCTGGGTTTGATACTCTGTTGGATATACTGAGGCCAGTGTGCCCCAAAAATCTATAAGgggggttggaggcatagcttacatggtagagcatcTATGTAgtatgcttgaggccctgagttcaaactctgtacTGCCACAAACGAATCCATgtaaagggggaagaggagaatggCCAGAAATGATCAGGTAGCATGTTGTACAAGATGGAAGCACTGCATTTGTTTTCTGCAAAGAATGGTCACCTGCTGTGAAGAAATTGTTGAGAGGATGATATGCATATAATTTTCAAACCAGGCTTCCCCTTCCTCAGACCACAATCTTATTTTACCATCTGTCACCAACTATTTCAATCAAAGATGTCAAGGTAAAACTTCAACCAACAAAAACACACATTGCTAAAACTTCAGTTTGTGtagggagcatggctcaagcggtagagcacctgcctggcaagttcaaccccagcaccaccaaaaaacaagTCGAAAATTACAGTgacacaagaaataaaaatgtctctAACAGTTGAGGATGTCTTATATTATCTATAATTTTCCTGTTAAAAGACTAAGAATTCTCTCCACCAGACTGTATTAGCTTATAAAAAAGATAAATTGCTCCCCAGCTTCTACACTCCTTATTAGGAACTTCTGGAACATACCTTCTAAATGCAAGTTAATCTAAAATAATAGTTTCCAGAATGACTTAATAAAAAACACAGACATTCAGCTAAATTCTAATTCAGATGAGCAATGAGTGTTTCTCGAACAACTAGGTTCCAGGCACTGAAATGCATCCTATATTTTATCTagtgaccctatctcaaaatgtttttaaagtgtataaaaatagaaagcaattttaaagatgcCCTGTTGATTTAATTTATCGGGAAGTCTTTTGCTTAATAGGagcttttatacacacacacacacacacacacacacacacacacaaacacagagagagagagagagagagagagggagagggagagggagagggagatggagagagagtaaAACTATTAATTTTCAGGATCTGTACTTGACCTTTTTGGAAAGGTCTGATTTTActgattaattttgtttttacataaTACTATTCTCCTGCTTTGTTAATGGCCCTTGCTTCATGCTAAAGTAGGTTATTAATTTACATCTGAACTAAAGCAGCCAGCAGGgttaagcaaacaaaaaacttacTGGTTTTTGGCATTTTCTAgtgtcttctggaagcttccttttATCACCGGAGAGATAGGCCAGAACACTGGAATGAAGAATTGTGTATTTTCTCTTTAACGAAATTGTGTGTCACAGTGGCTTCTTTGTGCCTCCGTCGCCGTGGTAGCATGTCCTGTCCCCATGTAGTGAATGAGCACTGTGTGTATACCCAAGGTTTGATTGCACATGTTCCTATATGCTTCACACGTGTCTCCCCTGTGCAAGTAAAATGTCATCCTCGTGAGATGAGCGATGGTTGCTGTGAAACCTCtattgtatttcctttttgtgtTTGGCCCACACACTATGCTGCACATGATGCGTTTCAATAAATGTGACTGGCTTCTGTCACACCTCCAGTGCTTTTGGTGGCCTCTCTTTCTTTCCACGGCTATGATTCTAATCACAGAGAGTCTTAAGCTTGCCAGAGAGGAGCAGGATTTCCAGCCGGCGTCCTCCCACTCTACGCATTCCCACAGAGGCTCCCATGCCTCTCTGTGCATCCCCTTGTCTCCCTTTCCTCCGAATGGGAGAGTGTTGGTCTGGGGACAATGTTGAGACACCGATAACCAACAGTGGAGGATCCCTTGTCTGCAGAACCCCATGGTTAGCTACTCCCCCCCCTCACTGCCTTTGAGAAGGAGAATGGCACATACCCATTCCATGATTACACCCATGCTAAAGACCCAAGCTCATGCTTGAGGGCTAAGGAAAGTAGTTCAAAGCCTCCCTGTGGGGGGCCCCTTTGCCACCCCCAATTCATGCACATCCACTCCCCACCTGACACCTCTCTCCCCCTTAGGTCGGCTCTCTGTCTAGCTTCCTAGTCCCCTCATGAGGAAAATagcatcctggcttctttttttttttttttttttttttgccagtcctaggccttgaactcagagcctgggcactgtccctggcttcttttgttcaaggctagcacttaccacttgagccaaagcgccacttctggctttttctgtttatgtggtgctgaggaattgaacccagggcttcatgcatgcaaggcgagtacactaagccacattcccagcctgcttccTGGCTTATTAAGGCTGCTCCTCAAGGTggctgctggtgactcacacctgtaaccctagctactcaggaagctgagatctgagaatcacagttcaaaaccaaccagggcaggaaaatttgtgaggttcttatctccaataaactacgcaGAAGAAACCGGAAGtgctgctgttgctcaagtggcagagccctagctttgaacaaaagaagccttgagatcaagccccaataccaacacacacacacacacacacacacacacacacacacacacacacacacagagctgctccccagcccagggccagcCTCACAACTGGATACCACCCATCCCTGCCTGAGTGAAACTGCAGATCCTCCTCCTTGAGCAGGCAGAGGGCTCAGACAAGCATGGGTTACCCAGCATCCAGCACTGCTCACGGTAGATTATAGGTGCCCCATCATTGCGTTAGGGAATGAAAGGACGAACGTGAATGCAGTTGCTCCTCCATCCCGGGTCTTTTCTGGCCACTTTGAAGGGAGCACGGCTTTTTAAGGAGGAACTCCCCAAAACACGAAAGGCGCATCAAGGGCAAGGCTGCCTGGGAAGTTACATGCCATTTTCAATCATCCACTCTGGACTCCAGGACCAGCTGATTCTGCTTTCCAATTCAACAACCATAAAAGCCACTGCCTCAGCTGAGGCTGTAGCTCTGTGATAGTGTTTGCCTactatgcatgaggccttggtaGTACAGTATAAATAAATcttcatgttttaaattttaagtagttgtattaagaggtttcaattcaacaagttggattatgaatacagtgcattttgatcaatgttaccccttccatcatttttcccccatctttcccaatcccCGTCCATACCCTCAgatatgtacactgaatataatgGCCTTATTTTCCTGGCCTTCCGTTCTTCATCACACACACCCCATCCTTTGTCTCCCCTCCCAATGTGTCCACATGTGTGGATGTGTTCCAGCTTCctattattcattttgttaaactgtgaaTTCACTGTTCAAACGAGTTACACCATCAGAATACTCCCCTATATGTGCCATCCTTCAGTTAATAAGTTTGTGGATGTATGAATGTGACACTGTATATGTTTccctatatatatacacatatatacatatatgtgtgtatatatacacacatatatacatacacatgcacatacacacacgtaatacacatacatacatatatactccaGCACACCCTTAATTCTCTTAGCTTCCCACTGGCTTTCCCATCAAAGAAGCTACTTGACATGCAAGCTCACCACCCCCTCTGGGAAAGGTTATGTGGACACatacaaaaccaaaacagaagaaACCAGGGAATCTacatactccccccccccctttgtaaGTCACAGCTTCCCAGAGCAAGCTATGACAGACTCGTCTCTGGAACACAGACCTCACCCCAATGCAAGTACCAACATATACATCCACTCCTGCATTAAATTTGGCCATGCATGATACAGGGTACCAACCTTTATTGAAACCTGAGCCATGCAGACACTGTTGGAGCCACTGGGGACCGTGACAACAATGTGGTCTCATAGTTAACTCCTCAGACAACAACATGTGTGAAGTATCATTTTCCATCTTGCAccagtgaagaaactgaggctgaggAAGTAGGAACTCGTTTAAAGTTGGACAAGGCATAAATGGCAGGGGCCAGACCAAGATCCCTTTTAATTCCATTGGGCTGCTGTTAGAATCATATGACCTCTGCTCTCAGCCATCTATCACAGACTCTTTGGTCTCCTGTGAGGCAGCCTAGATCCTAGCCCTGGTGAGAATACCCGGAAGAGGAAGATGAACCCCCACTCCCATCCTGAGCCTCCTGGTATGGACAGTGCCTCTCACTCTGAGCTCCCTGCATGCCGAGGATTTGAAGGCTGGGTTTGGCCACTTTGTATCCTGGATGTTTCTATCCCTGTGTTTATTTTTAGGATGAAGTTAATATTCTTTACCACCTCACAAGTGAGCCAAGAGATAGTAtcagtaaatgagcttttacctctttgGCAAATTACCACCATTATCAAGTAGATCTATTTTCTCAGAATCATCAGAAAGAGACAAATACAGGCCAGCTTTTCCATCAGCCTGTAGGGCAAAGCTTCCTTTACCTGTcaacccctcccctccttccgcAGTGAAATGGGCAGATGGTGGTGCCACTGGGGTATCGAAAGAATACCCAATGTGCCCCCCATCCTTGGTTACCTCATTTGCAATGGAACTCATTCCTGCATCCCAGAGCATCTCCCTTCCTGATGTGCACTGGCTGCCAATGGCGCCCCCTGCTCTCCCCAATTCTCAGGCTCAGGAGCTGGCTCAGGATGGAAAGACAGCATCCAGAAATGGTGATGAATCTTAGCTTTGTAGTTAGGGAGATTAGAACTCATATCCCAGGTCTACTCAGCTGTGGTACAAATTACTCAGCCCCAGAGACTCAGATCTGGGGTAGGGAGAGGAGTTctcaaggaggggggagggattgaaaccagggcctggtGTTCTCACTTTGCCTTTTCACtcagtgctggtgctctaccacttgagccatacctccacttctgactttttgctggttagttggagataagattctcaaagaCTGCTTTGTCAAGCCTGGCTTCAAcctaagattctcagatctcagcctcctgagtcactaagattacaggtgtgagccaccagtacccgacTCATCAGAGAAAGGCTCTGTATGAAATTTATAAGAGGTTAAATAATACTAAAGGACACTGATATTAATTTTAGAGTGACAATAAAAGAGATCACAAAGGAGCCTTTTCTAAATTGGGAAAAGACTGAGTGATTGTGGACAAGAAGTGACAAATTTCCCAGCATTCCAAAGAGATGGATTAGACTTAGTCACCTGATTTGCTAAGAATGTGAATTGGGGGAGAGTTTGAAGAGACAgatgcaaaagaaaaatacaagtatTTCCTGATTGCACCACACA is part of the Perognathus longimembris pacificus isolate PPM17 chromosome 16, ASM2315922v1, whole genome shotgun sequence genome and encodes:
- the Cckar gene encoding cholecystokinin receptor type A, producing the protein MDAVDSLLVNGSSFAPLCELGLDNETLFCTDQSHPSKEWQPAVQIFLYTLIFVLSVLGNTLVITVLIRNKRMRTVTNIFLLSLAVSDLMLCLFCMPFNLIPNLLRDFIFGSAVCKTTTYFMGTSVSVSTFNLVAISLERYGAICKPLKSRVWQTKSHALKVIAATWCLSFTIMTPYPVYSNLVPFTKNNNQTANMCRFLLPNDAMQQSWHTFLLLILFIIPGVVMVVAYGLISLELYQGIKFDASQKKSAKDRKASTEDSDGCYAPKARAPRKLELQPLSAGSVGRVQRIRSSSSAANLMAKKRVIRMLIVIVLLFFLCWMPIFSANAWRAYDTVSAERHLSGTPISFIHLLSYTSSCVNPIIYCFMNKRFRLGFMATFPCCPNPGPPGGRGEGAEEEDGRTMGASLSRCSYSHMSPSAPPP